Proteins from a single region of Phyllobacterium sp. T1293:
- the tkt gene encoding transketolase has translation MNTQVLLQEAPDAEVASDRDMANAIRALVMDSVQKANSGHPGMPMGMADVATILFKRFIKLDPLHPQWPDRDRFVLSAGHGSMLQYALHYLIGYPDMPVEELQRFRQIGAKTAGHPEYGHAQGIEMTTGPLGQGIATAVGMALAERMLAARFGPDIVDHYTYVIAGDGCLQEGLSHEAIDLAGHLKLSKLIVFWDNNSISIDGPTSLSTSTDQLARFTAAGFDVQDIDGHDYDEIAKAIAHARESNSPSLISCRTIIGKGAPNLQGTEKTHGAPLGASEIAAARLTIDWPYEPFAVPEDILETWRDVARRGADERREWCVRMAASSKGEDLKQAVQKQIPIAVFEELAAFRREHVEKATKVATRKASEMVLGVINTATDLTIGGSADLTHSNLTVTPGMLDIAPGDFFGRYIHYGIREHGMAAAMNGLALHGGFIPYGGTFLAFADYARGAMRLSALMGQQVIYVMTHDSIGLGEDGPTHQPIEHLAMLRATPGMNVFRPADIIETAECWELALKNTDRPSVIVLSRQNLSMLRHAHIEENRSARGAYVLRETAEPRAVTLLATGSEVEIACTAADILRGQHKIAAAVVSMPSWELFEAQTPAYRRSVLAAAPRIGIEAAARLGWDRWVGEKGAFIGMQGFGASAPAPDLYRHFGITPENIVATARKLISEKEY, from the coding sequence ATGAACACTCAAGTTTTGCTTCAAGAAGCCCCGGATGCGGAAGTTGCCTCTGATCGGGATATGGCGAATGCAATCCGGGCCCTGGTCATGGATAGTGTCCAGAAGGCCAATTCGGGCCACCCTGGTATGCCTATGGGGATGGCCGATGTTGCCACAATTCTTTTCAAGCGGTTTATCAAGCTTGATCCGTTACATCCGCAATGGCCGGATCGTGACCGATTTGTCCTTTCCGCCGGTCATGGCTCCATGCTGCAATATGCGCTGCATTACCTGATCGGGTACCCCGATATGCCGGTTGAAGAGCTGCAGCGTTTTCGTCAGATCGGGGCAAAGACGGCGGGCCATCCGGAATACGGTCACGCGCAGGGTATTGAAATGACGACGGGGCCGCTCGGACAGGGCATAGCCACGGCTGTCGGCATGGCGCTGGCCGAGCGCATGCTGGCTGCCCGATTTGGGCCGGATATCGTTGATCACTACACCTATGTCATCGCTGGAGACGGCTGTCTGCAAGAAGGCCTCAGCCACGAGGCTATCGACCTTGCAGGGCATTTAAAGCTTTCGAAGCTGATTGTGTTCTGGGACAACAATTCGATCTCCATTGACGGGCCGACATCGCTTTCAACGTCCACAGATCAATTGGCCCGTTTTACGGCGGCCGGCTTCGATGTGCAGGATATTGACGGCCATGATTATGATGAGATTGCCAAGGCAATCGCCCATGCAAGGGAATCAAATTCTCCGTCGCTGATTTCATGCCGTACGATTATTGGCAAAGGAGCACCCAACCTGCAGGGCACTGAGAAGACACACGGCGCTCCGCTTGGTGCGTCGGAAATTGCCGCTGCACGGCTCACAATAGATTGGCCATATGAACCCTTCGCCGTTCCGGAAGACATTCTTGAGACGTGGCGCGATGTTGCACGTCGAGGCGCTGACGAGCGGCGTGAATGGTGCGTGCGGATGGCAGCATCATCAAAGGGCGAGGACCTCAAGCAAGCGGTGCAGAAACAGATACCAATTGCAGTATTTGAGGAACTCGCCGCTTTTCGCCGCGAGCATGTGGAGAAGGCAACAAAGGTTGCGACACGCAAGGCCTCGGAAATGGTGCTTGGGGTCATTAATACCGCCACAGATCTCACAATTGGCGGGTCCGCTGATCTGACGCACTCGAACCTGACCGTCACGCCGGGGATGCTCGATATTGCGCCCGGTGATTTCTTTGGTCGTTACATTCACTACGGCATTCGTGAGCATGGCATGGCCGCCGCGATGAACGGTCTTGCGCTGCATGGCGGCTTTATTCCCTACGGAGGAACATTCCTGGCATTTGCAGATTATGCGCGGGGCGCCATGCGTCTTTCAGCGCTGATGGGACAGCAGGTGATCTATGTCATGACTCATGACTCGATTGGCCTCGGCGAAGATGGGCCCACCCACCAGCCGATCGAACATCTGGCCATGCTGCGGGCCACACCCGGTATGAATGTGTTCCGTCCGGCGGACATCATCGAGACAGCTGAATGCTGGGAACTTGCACTCAAAAATACGGATAGGCCAAGCGTCATCGTTCTCTCGCGTCAGAATCTGTCAATGCTGCGTCACGCTCATATTGAGGAGAACCGTTCGGCGCGCGGCGCTTACGTGCTGCGTGAAACAGCTGAACCTCGTGCTGTGACATTGCTGGCCACTGGTTCTGAAGTTGAGATTGCCTGTACTGCTGCCGATATTTTGCGAGGTCAGCACAAGATTGCGGCGGCTGTTGTTTCCATGCCGTCGTGGGAACTGTTCGAGGCACAAACTCCAGCCTATCGCCGGTCTGTTCTGGCGGCTGCACCGCGTATCGGTATTGAGGCGGCGGCCCGTCTGGGTTGGGATCGCTGGGTCGGTGAGAAGGGTGCTTTCATCGGCATGCAGGGGTTTGGTGCCAGCGCGCCTGCGCCGGATCTCTACCGCCATTTCGGCATTACACCCGAAAACATTGTTGCCACTGCGCGCAAACTCATCAGCGAAAAGGAGTATTGA
- a CDS encoding phosphoribulokinase, with translation MSAKHPIISITGSSGAGTTSVKRIFEQIFRRENIEAAFIEGDAFHKFDRNTMKAKVAEEEKKGNPNFTHFHVDANELSKLDEVFEQYGRKGTGQTRTYIHDDDEAQQYGAPAGTFTEWRDFPPSTLLFYEGLHGCAVADGINLARHADLKIGVVPVINLEWIQKIHRDRSTRGYSTEAVMDVILRRMPDYVRYITPQFTLTDINFQRVPIVDTSNPFIARWIPTPDESMLVIRFARPRGIDFPYLLSMIHDSFMSRANSIVVPGNKLDLAMQLILTPLIMQLIERKNRAS, from the coding sequence ATGTCTGCAAAACATCCAATTATCTCCATTACAGGCTCATCTGGCGCTGGAACAACGTCGGTCAAGCGGATCTTCGAACAGATTTTTCGTCGGGAGAATATTGAAGCAGCTTTTATCGAAGGGGATGCATTCCACAAATTTGATCGCAACACCATGAAGGCAAAAGTTGCGGAAGAGGAAAAGAAGGGAAATCCCAATTTCACGCATTTTCATGTCGATGCGAATGAACTCTCCAAGCTTGACGAGGTCTTTGAACAGTATGGCCGCAAAGGAACCGGCCAAACCCGGACCTATATTCATGATGACGATGAAGCCCAGCAATATGGCGCGCCGGCTGGTACATTCACCGAATGGCGCGACTTTCCGCCGAGCACATTGCTGTTCTATGAAGGGCTGCATGGCTGTGCTGTAGCAGACGGCATCAATCTTGCCCGTCATGCGGACCTCAAGATTGGCGTCGTGCCGGTTATTAATCTCGAATGGATTCAGAAGATCCATCGCGACCGCTCAACGCGGGGATATTCCACTGAGGCGGTCATGGACGTTATCCTGCGCCGAATGCCGGACTATGTCCGCTATATCACGCCGCAATTCACGTTGACGGATATCAACTTCCAGCGTGTGCCGATCGTCGATACGTCCAACCCGTTCATTGCCCGTTGGATACCAACACCGGATGAATCGATGCTGGTTATCCGGTTTGCGCGGCCGCGCGGGATCGACTTCCCGTACCTGCTTTCAATGATTCACGACTCCTTCATGTCGCGAGCCAATTCGATCGTTGTGCCGGGCAACAAACTCGACCTGGCAATGCAACTCATCCTGACACCGCTGATCATGCAGTTGATTGAGCGCAAAAACCGAGCCTCGTGA
- a CDS encoding class 1 fructose-bisphosphatase, with product MTTATLDAFLGSYAEHNNPLRTSVAAVLRQLALTAVKIRSVINQGALGKAFSGSTGGKNADGDPQKALDVFADDMFLEAMRQAPVALYGSEELMHPALLNPLAPLALAIDPLDGSSNIDTNVSIGTIFSILPVAGDPSSEPVASFFQKGDRQLAAGFFIYGPQLALVLTLGNGTHAFVFSSRLGTFVQAYDSIVIASQAHEFAINAANYRHWDEAVQLYMDDCLKGSEGPRERDFNMRWIASLVAEAYRILMRGGVFLYPGDKRKGYGDGRIRLIYEANPIAFLIEQAGGGATDTSTRILDLMPKAMHQRVPFVFGSVREVARISRYHSEPSNIGERAPLFSNRGLFRA from the coding sequence ATGACCACGGCGACGCTAGACGCCTTTCTTGGATCCTATGCGGAACATAATAACCCATTGCGCACGTCGGTTGCGGCGGTGCTACGCCAACTTGCTTTGACTGCGGTCAAGATTCGCAGTGTCATCAATCAGGGGGCACTCGGAAAGGCTTTTTCCGGCAGCACCGGTGGCAAGAATGCTGATGGCGATCCGCAGAAGGCGCTCGACGTCTTCGCAGACGACATGTTTCTTGAAGCAATGCGGCAGGCGCCAGTCGCTCTATACGGCTCTGAAGAGTTGATGCATCCGGCGCTGTTGAATCCTCTTGCTCCATTGGCGTTGGCTATCGATCCACTCGATGGGTCATCCAATATCGATACCAATGTATCGATAGGAACTATTTTCTCCATTCTCCCAGTGGCTGGCGATCCGAGCAGCGAGCCCGTCGCCTCATTCTTTCAGAAGGGCGATCGCCAGCTCGCAGCAGGGTTCTTCATTTACGGTCCGCAACTGGCTCTTGTTCTGACACTTGGTAACGGGACGCATGCCTTTGTCTTCTCGAGTCGACTTGGCACATTTGTACAAGCCTATGACAGCATTGTTATTGCCAGTCAGGCGCATGAGTTTGCCATCAACGCGGCTAACTATCGACATTGGGACGAGGCCGTTCAACTCTATATGGATGACTGTCTGAAGGGCAGCGAAGGTCCACGCGAACGTGATTTCAACATGCGTTGGATCGCATCACTGGTTGCCGAGGCCTACCGCATTCTTATGCGAGGCGGTGTGTTTCTCTATCCCGGCGATAAGCGCAAGGGCTATGGCGATGGTCGTATCCGTCTCATCTATGAGGCGAACCCCATTGCGTTTCTCATCGAACAGGCGGGTGGGGGAGCGACGGATACTTCGACCCGCATTCTCGATCTCATGCCCAAGGCCATGCATCAACGGGTTCCCTTCGTCTTCGGCTCGGTGCGGGAAGTAGCCCGGATCAGTCGCTACCATAGCGAACCCAGCAATATTGGTGAGCGTGCGCCACTGTTCAGTAATCGTGGCCTGTTCAGGGCTTGA
- a CDS encoding LysR family transcriptional regulator yields the protein MRNLNLKQLRAIQAIKQHGTIVAAANMLGLTPPAVTIQLKLVEEEADIVLFDRTNDGLRPTAAGLAFLDAAQMIEERLRLLHDEIDAIKGLRVGTLSLGVVSTAKYFAPQLMATFGKEHPDIAIKLMIGNRAEIIDSLKSHGVDLALMGRPPKEIPLRSAVFGDHPLVMIAAPDHPLANCRDITKERIALEHFLIREPGSGTRISLEIFLSELPGRIDDLGTEMSSNETIKQAVMAGLGIAFISAHTIALELEVGKLVILDVIGMPIRRQWFSVMRTDRTSSPAMRAFQDFLNRKGAQCLPSIDRLYPMVG from the coding sequence ATGCGCAATTTGAATCTCAAACAGTTACGGGCGATACAGGCGATCAAGCAGCATGGAACCATTGTAGCTGCCGCCAATATGTTAGGGCTGACACCTCCTGCGGTAACAATTCAGCTCAAGCTTGTTGAGGAGGAAGCCGATATTGTCCTGTTTGATCGCACCAATGATGGTCTACGTCCGACGGCTGCCGGACTAGCATTTTTGGATGCAGCCCAGATGATCGAGGAAAGGCTGCGCCTGCTCCATGACGAGATTGACGCAATCAAAGGTCTGCGGGTCGGCACGTTATCTCTTGGAGTTGTATCGACGGCCAAATATTTTGCTCCTCAGCTCATGGCGACATTCGGTAAGGAACATCCTGATATTGCAATCAAGCTGATGATCGGAAACCGCGCGGAGATCATCGACAGTTTGAAAAGTCACGGCGTCGATCTTGCTCTGATGGGCCGGCCGCCCAAGGAAATTCCGCTGCGATCTGCAGTTTTCGGCGATCATCCACTGGTCATGATTGCCGCGCCGGATCACCCGCTGGCCAATTGCCGGGATATAACGAAAGAACGTATCGCGCTGGAACATTTCCTTATCCGTGAACCAGGGTCCGGCACGCGTATATCTCTGGAGATTTTCCTGAGCGAGTTGCCCGGACGCATAGATGACCTCGGCACCGAAATGTCTTCCAATGAGACGATCAAACAGGCCGTTATGGCCGGACTTGGCATTGCGTTCATCTCAGCGCACACGATCGCACTGGAGCTTGAAGTCGGCAAGCTGGTGATACTTGATGTAATAGGCATGCCTATCCGCCGTCAGTGGTTTTCCGTCATGCGCACGGACAGGACGTCGTCGCCAGCCATGCGCGCATTTCAGGACTTCCTCAACCGCAAGGGTGCGCAGTGTCTGCCATCTATAGATCGTCTTTACCCAATGGTGGGGTAG
- a CDS encoding tetratricopeptide repeat protein has product MPYKNDLDATKRELILDELARISNSELFRNSIQARKFLSYVVHETIEGRASRIKSYSIGLEVFGRPSSFDASHDPIVRTAANRLRATLDKYYSDFGQYSPVIISLPKGRYVPAFDFQKPNAVEPLPPVKVPMQQAIIFEPRIEKTHESPWLLISLAVGLAALSLIWLNYTPKPHQGKTTIIVQPVSAVNQNPEAVTLARATADQLVNKLKNYGSVDVVDASDFQAASNLIESQKKKAAIEDDLFSLTTAYQEHNEILSVSWRLIDLRSQKVAWAAQENISQIASNKADDIANTITSKLLGTEGVVPVLLDRLYGNTNDARQCLSRSQRQALFYDDNLQVDIQRCLEDAVLEQPEDSESWALLSLTYYNSGRTAASLGNDPSVYDQKQHATADRARDIAPTSFLTLQALMFAAYAGGQFDMFDEIRRKLLDRFGGDPHLKIRIGHALAAIGRFDEALPLVKTGIEEAQTTVGIGFLVQSYYAYSKHNYEEALNLIQRVGTDDYYMIPLMKAAILAQLGQTEKSHEAKALLLKLRPGYEKNFYFDFLHKKVAPEYFEPIADGLRKAGLDIIPMKPSLTVMP; this is encoded by the coding sequence ATGCCCTACAAAAATGATCTGGATGCCACCAAGCGCGAACTTATTTTGGATGAATTGGCGCGGATATCAAACTCTGAATTGTTTCGGAATTCGATTCAAGCGCGCAAGTTCCTGAGCTACGTTGTACACGAAACGATTGAAGGACGCGCTTCAAGGATAAAATCGTACTCGATTGGCCTCGAGGTTTTTGGCCGCCCTTCAAGCTTTGACGCATCCCATGATCCAATCGTAAGAACGGCAGCAAATAGACTTCGGGCTACGCTTGATAAATATTACAGCGATTTTGGCCAATATTCACCAGTTATCATAAGCTTGCCTAAAGGGAGATATGTTCCCGCATTTGATTTCCAGAAACCGAACGCGGTTGAGCCTCTTCCCCCAGTCAAAGTACCAATGCAGCAGGCCATTATATTTGAGCCGCGCATTGAAAAGACACATGAATCTCCTTGGCTGCTTATATCCCTAGCGGTCGGCTTGGCTGCGCTGTCACTGATATGGCTCAACTACACCCCGAAACCTCATCAAGGGAAAACCACAATCATCGTACAGCCTGTTAGCGCTGTTAATCAAAATCCTGAAGCTGTCACTTTGGCACGGGCAACGGCAGATCAACTCGTAAACAAATTAAAGAATTACGGCAGTGTTGATGTTGTCGACGCATCTGATTTTCAAGCTGCATCTAATTTGATTGAGAGCCAGAAGAAAAAGGCAGCCATAGAAGATGACCTGTTTTCATTGACAACAGCCTATCAGGAACACAACGAAATCTTATCCGTTTCGTGGCGCCTGATTGACCTGCGTTCGCAAAAAGTAGCGTGGGCTGCGCAGGAAAATATATCGCAGATCGCTTCCAATAAGGCTGATGATATTGCCAACACCATAACAAGCAAATTGCTCGGCACTGAAGGGGTTGTTCCCGTTTTGCTCGACCGACTATATGGGAATACCAATGATGCACGCCAATGTTTGTCGAGGTCTCAGCGGCAGGCCCTTTTCTACGATGACAATTTGCAAGTGGACATCCAGCGGTGCCTGGAAGATGCCGTCCTGGAGCAGCCAGAAGATTCTGAATCTTGGGCTCTGTTAAGTCTCACATATTATAACAGTGGTCGTACCGCTGCATCGTTAGGTAACGACCCGAGCGTCTATGATCAAAAGCAGCATGCAACGGCGGATCGGGCGAGAGATATCGCGCCGACATCATTTCTCACACTTCAAGCACTCATGTTTGCAGCTTATGCAGGCGGGCAATTTGACATGTTTGATGAAATTCGCCGAAAATTACTGGACCGATTTGGAGGAGACCCACATCTCAAAATAAGAATAGGGCATGCACTTGCAGCCATCGGTCGCTTCGACGAAGCGTTGCCTTTGGTCAAGACAGGTATTGAAGAAGCGCAGACAACAGTCGGAATCGGTTTCCTTGTCCAATCCTATTATGCATATTCAAAGCATAATTATGAGGAGGCTCTCAATCTGATCCAGCGCGTTGGCACAGACGATTATTACATGATACCCCTCATGAAGGCAGCAATCCTGGCCCAATTGGGTCAAACAGAAAAGTCCCATGAAGCGAAGGCTCTGTTATTAAAACTACGGCCCGGCTACGAGAAGAATTTTTACTTCGATTTCCTGCATAAGAAAGTTGCACCGGAATATTTTGAGCCAATCGCTGATGGTCTCAGAAAGGCAGGCTTGGACATTATCCCCATGAAGCCAAGCCTTACAGTCATGCCTTGA
- a CDS encoding undecaprenyl-phosphate glucose phosphotransferase: MSDDIEEPSAGSGQKLRRAQEITQSVKLSPVAYQIASQYARTSNSPVMISGIMRIVEFLIIVLSGITVFLMYVGPAAGVVFSYTFAILATAIVGVLVLELTDSYQLAVMRNPFTRFGRLLVAWSGTFALMALAAFFLKISEAYSRIWLGAWFVSGLVLFVVFRVIMSRLIRRWARNGKMERRAVIVGGGKPAEDLIRSIEQQPYNDIRICGVFDDRDAKRSPPVVAGYPKLGNISELIEFARIAHIDMLIVSLPITAEERVLALLKKLWVLPVDIRLSAHNNHLQFRPRAYSYIGSIAMIDLFDKPINDWDSVAKRAFDIFFSLFGIIVFSPIMLATAIAIRMESKGSVIFKQQRHGFNNEVIEVWKFRSMYTEMCDPTARNAVVKNDPRVTRVGRIIRKTSLDELPQFFNSLMGTLSLVGPRPHAISAHTHNLSYNEVVDGYFARHRVKPGVTGWAQINGWRGEIDTEDKIKMRTEFDLYYIENWSLWFDLKILFLTPIRLMNLRDVY, encoded by the coding sequence ATGAGCGACGATATCGAAGAACCTTCTGCAGGTAGTGGCCAGAAATTGCGGCGGGCGCAGGAGATAACACAGAGCGTTAAGCTCAGCCCTGTCGCTTATCAGATAGCGTCGCAATATGCGCGCACCAGCAATTCGCCTGTCATGATCAGCGGAATCATGCGGATTGTCGAATTCCTGATCATCGTCCTGAGCGGGATCACCGTCTTTCTGATGTATGTTGGCCCCGCTGCAGGGGTTGTCTTCAGCTATACATTTGCAATTCTTGCAACCGCTATCGTCGGCGTGCTGGTGTTGGAACTGACGGATAGTTACCAGCTGGCAGTGATGCGCAATCCGTTCACCCGGTTCGGCCGTCTGCTGGTGGCTTGGTCCGGTACATTTGCCCTGATGGCACTGGCGGCATTCTTCCTGAAAATTTCGGAAGCCTATTCACGCATCTGGCTTGGTGCCTGGTTTGTATCCGGACTGGTCCTTTTCGTTGTGTTTCGCGTGATCATGTCACGGCTTATTCGCCGCTGGGCGCGCAATGGCAAGATGGAGCGCCGCGCTGTCATCGTTGGCGGCGGCAAGCCTGCCGAAGACCTGATCCGTTCAATCGAACAGCAACCCTATAATGACATCCGCATCTGCGGCGTGTTTGATGACCGCGATGCCAAGCGCTCGCCGCCCGTCGTTGCCGGCTATCCGAAACTTGGCAATATTTCCGAGCTTATCGAGTTTGCGCGTATCGCCCATATCGACATGCTCATCGTCTCCCTGCCGATCACGGCGGAAGAACGCGTTCTGGCGCTTTTGAAGAAGCTGTGGGTCCTGCCAGTCGATATCAGGCTTTCGGCGCACAATAATCACCTGCAGTTCCGGCCGCGCGCCTATTCCTATATTGGCTCGATTGCCATGATCGACCTGTTCGACAAGCCGATCAACGATTGGGATTCGGTGGCCAAGCGGGCCTTCGACATCTTCTTCAGCCTGTTCGGCATTATCGTTTTCAGCCCGATCATGCTGGCAACGGCCATCGCCATCCGCATGGAAAGCAAAGGCTCGGTCATTTTCAAGCAGCAGCGGCATGGCTTTAACAATGAAGTCATCGAAGTGTGGAAATTCCGCTCCATGTATACGGAAATGTGCGATCCGACGGCGCGCAATGCGGTGGTGAAGAATGATCCGCGCGTCACGCGTGTCGGGCGCATTATTCGCAAGACATCCCTTGATGAACTGCCGCAGTTCTTCAATTCGCTGATGGGAACGCTGTCGCTTGTCGGCCCCCGGCCGCATGCCATCTCCGCCCACACCCACAATCTTTCATACAATGAGGTTGTGGACGGTTATTTCGCCCGTCACCGGGTCAAGCCGGGCGTGACGGGCTGGGCGCAGATCAATGGCTGGCGCGGTGAGATCGATACGGAAGACAAGATCAAAATGCGCACAGAATTCGATCTCTATTACATCGAAAACTGGTCCTTGTGGTTTGATCTGAAGATTCTGTTTCTGACGCCGATCCGTCTGATGAATCTTCGAGATGTTTATTAG
- a CDS encoding HlyD family secretion protein, whose translation MKRLHKHPRIDTLGKQQRATSGKLGRLVYLGLVLIFVGSLGYYLIGGMFVLSIDGTVLKERHAVGASYPGKVIEVYVKEGDKVESGTRLLRLESFDTVKEIANLALRDSELSVREGQLRGKLAAVKTVMPLAERTARESTSTVAQFDTVSGRGIVSALTKDDALRGSLQAAERVADLTSQETSAQIELDLLANSRKISNAAIAQLNGIYDDGYLRASTPGVLGAKVPIPGQVVRFGDELMEINGGKSYILAYLPDQYLFSIEEGMPVNVRSGSEYSNGTIDAILTVADALPDEFQNMFRPRDRSRLVRIALAEKNPFAVSQKVTVSGCGFGYCWAR comes from the coding sequence GTGAAACGCCTACACAAACATCCTCGCATTGATACACTCGGTAAACAACAGCGTGCGACATCCGGTAAACTCGGGCGGCTTGTTTATCTCGGACTTGTGCTCATTTTTGTCGGCTCACTTGGCTATTATTTGATTGGTGGCATGTTTGTCTTGTCGATCGATGGAACTGTGCTCAAGGAGCGGCATGCGGTGGGTGCAAGTTACCCCGGCAAGGTCATAGAAGTCTACGTCAAGGAAGGCGACAAGGTTGAGAGCGGTACACGTCTGCTACGGCTCGAATCCTTCGATACGGTCAAGGAAATTGCTAATCTGGCATTGCGCGACAGCGAGCTGTCGGTAAGAGAAGGCCAGCTTCGCGGTAAGCTCGCCGCAGTCAAGACAGTCATGCCTTTGGCGGAGCGAACTGCACGGGAGAGCACTTCGACGGTAGCTCAGTTTGATACTGTTTCCGGTCGCGGCATCGTTTCCGCGCTGACGAAGGACGATGCATTACGTGGTAGTCTGCAGGCGGCAGAGCGTGTTGCTGACCTTACCAGTCAGGAGACATCGGCCCAGATAGAACTCGATCTGCTTGCCAATTCACGTAAGATTTCCAACGCAGCCATTGCCCAGTTGAATGGCATTTATGATGATGGCTATCTGCGCGCCAGCACGCCCGGTGTTCTCGGCGCCAAGGTGCCAATCCCTGGGCAAGTGGTGCGCTTTGGCGATGAACTTATGGAGATCAATGGCGGCAAGTCGTACATCTTGGCTTATTTGCCGGATCAATATCTGTTCTCCATTGAAGAAGGCATGCCTGTGAATGTCCGCAGCGGCTCAGAATATTCCAACGGGACGATCGACGCCATCTTAACGGTTGCCGATGCCTTGCCTGATGAGTTTCAAAACATGTTTCGGCCGCGTGACCGATCACGTCTTGTGCGGATTGCCCTTGCCGAGAAAAATCCGTTTGCCGTTTCGCAGAAAGTGACGGTCTCGGGTTGTGGGTTTGGCTATTGCTGGGCTCGATAG
- a CDS encoding glycosyltransferase family 2 protein, with amino-acid sequence MNILELGFAFLLAQTTISLVAVFWYTLIFEVPRYILPFLAAGLAMRSPEPEAIPDMHTGTQMPSISIILVGHNEEDSLEACVRSLHEQSISGFEIIIVSDGSTDKMIDVGKRLVKQGLASHILSTDLRGGKASGINLACAFAKGDIIINVDCDCSFDRFAIEYLLEPFANSKVGAVCGDIAPRNSSASIITQFQEIEYLQSISVGKRIASAVNQVVCASGAFSAFRRIALNDVGGFDVGGGEDLDVTIRFRLKGWLIEYAPDAICYTDVPVTAFQYIRQRLRWERDAIWIRFRKHRRLLNPMNPAFQLSEAVHQWDYILFNVIGAVIFPVYLIWLMVQYGSFAPAILIGMQVGLLLIDLTILAISAWCTGRNVFWRNVLFLPGYSLFMTYVMRPVRLIAYIDEWVFSGSHRDNYTPIKVRLERPW; translated from the coding sequence GTGAACATACTTGAACTTGGTTTTGCTTTTCTGCTTGCGCAGACGACGATCAGCTTGGTCGCCGTATTCTGGTACACACTCATATTTGAAGTTCCCCGATATATTCTACCCTTCCTTGCTGCGGGGCTGGCTATGCGTTCGCCGGAGCCAGAAGCAATTCCGGATATGCACACCGGTACGCAAATGCCGAGCATCAGCATTATTCTGGTTGGGCACAATGAAGAAGATTCCCTTGAAGCGTGTGTGCGCTCATTGCATGAACAATCGATTTCCGGCTTTGAAATCATCATTGTGAGCGACGGTTCAACGGATAAGATGATCGACGTTGGCAAACGCCTGGTAAAGCAGGGATTAGCCTCTCATATTCTTTCAACCGATCTGCGTGGCGGCAAAGCAAGCGGCATCAACCTGGCATGCGCATTTGCCAAGGGTGACATTATTATCAATGTTGATTGTGATTGTTCGTTTGATCGGTTCGCAATCGAATATCTGCTCGAACCCTTTGCGAACTCCAAAGTAGGCGCCGTCTGTGGCGACATCGCACCCCGCAACAGCAGCGCCAGTATCATTACGCAGTTTCAGGAGATTGAGTATCTACAGTCGATCTCCGTTGGCAAACGTATTGCCAGTGCCGTCAACCAGGTGGTTTGCGCCTCCGGCGCGTTCAGCGCATTTCGCCGGATTGCCTTGAACGATGTTGGCGGTTTTGACGTTGGAGGTGGGGAAGATCTTGACGTCACCATTCGTTTTCGTCTGAAGGGGTGGCTTATCGAGTATGCGCCGGATGCGATTTGTTACACGGATGTTCCTGTGACCGCGTTTCAATACATACGGCAGCGCTTACGATGGGAGCGCGATGCCATTTGGATTCGCTTTCGCAAGCACCGGCGTCTCCTGAATCCCATGAACCCGGCCTTCCAGCTTTCGGAGGCCGTGCATCAATGGGATTATATATTGTTCAATGTCATTGGTGCAGTCATTTTTCCGGTCTACCTGATTTGGCTGATGGTTCAATATGGCTCATTTGCTCCCGCCATCCTGATCGGGATGCAAGTTGGCCTGCTTTTGATCGACTTGACCATTCTTGCCATTTCGGCGTGGTGTACCGGGCGCAACGTCTTCTGGCGCAATGTGTTGTTTCTTCCCGGCTATTCGCTTTTCATGACCTACGTCATGCGACCAGTCCGTCTGATTGCCTACATTGATGAGTGGGTCTTTTCTGGCTCCCACCGCGACAACTACACCCCAATCAAAGTCCGCCTTGAAAGGCCCTGGTAG